A stretch of Coccidioides posadasii str. Silveira chromosome 2, complete sequence DNA encodes these proteins:
- a CDS encoding putative secondary metabolism biosynthetic enzyme (antiSMASH:Cluster_2.2~antiSMASH:Cluster_2.3~SMCOG1168:O-succinylhomoserine sulfhydrylase~EggNog:ENOG410PUFX~COG:E): protein MRRCSQYLRQKARPDGSEKLPIQEVSFRLAQSSSATQENDSWARFSAVLYPEQFTESAAEVWGWMGDGISSRHADFCFERFRFMESAPLSVNDDSSSLSFSLQTHATCDEVDTVLSTAPWGHSDTDTKDKIKGLIAKWVTSQQPGQGAVRPHEDVFLYPKGMCAIGDIARKLVPTTSHSSEVVIFGWPYGSTPKNVQASGYERFTFYSQGTSEELDQLESSLQAGHRIASFFCEIPSNPLCATPDLCRIRRLADKYHFAVICDDTIGTFINVDVLPYADVIITSLTKLFSGGCNVMGGSVVLNASSPFYSMLHSALTRTHEDLMFPLDAQVLLHNCVDFPDRVQKANRNALAVVNLLQSQPSSLISRVNYPTTVPSASLYEQYRRSPDGGYGSLISVVFLDPDVAVSFYNAVDLCKGPSFGANFTLVLPYSQLAHAFELDWAESQGMPKHIVRISVGLEDETMLIKKLEQALIKCRPSN from the coding sequence ATGAGACGATGTAGCCAGTATCTTCGCCAAAAGGCCCGTCCTGATGGCTCCGAAAAGCTCCCCATCCAGGAGGTGTCTTTCCGTTTGGCCCAGTCATCCTCAGCTACCCAGGAAAATGACAGCTGGGCTCGATTCAGTGCAGTACTCTATCCGGAGCAATTTACAGAGTCGGCCGCCGAGGTCTGGGGTTGGATGGGAGACGGTATTTCCAGCCGCCATGCCGATTTCTGCTTCGAGAGATTTCGCTTCATGGAGTCTGCCCCATTGTCCGTCAATGATGATTCGTCGTCGTTGTCATTCTCGTTGCAAACGCATGCAACCTGCGACGAGGTCGATACGGTGCTATCCACAGCACCCTGGGGACATTCCGATACTGACACCAAGGACAAAATAAAGGGACTTATTGCGAAGTGGGTGACGTCGCAACAGCCGGGCCAAGGAGCTGTCAGGCCGCACGAGGATGTCTTTCTTTATCCCAAGGGCATGTGCGCGATTGGCGACATTGCAAGAAAACTTGTTCCGACGACTTCCCATTCATCTGAGGTCGTCATATTTGGCTGGCCGTATGGCTCAACGCCCAAAAATGTGCAAGCAAGTGGCTACGAGCGGTTCACATTCTACTCGCAAGGCACATCCGAAGAGCTTGATCAACTCGAATCGTCCCTCCAAGCCGGCCACCGCATCGCAAGTTTCTTCTGCGAAATCCCCTCCAATCCCCTCTGCGCAACTCCGGACCTGTGCCGTATCCGTAGGCTTGCTGATAAGTACCATTTCGCTGTCATCTGCGACGACACCATCGGCACCTTCATCAACGTCGATGTGTTGCCCTATGCCGATGTCATCATCACCAGCCTCACCAAGCTGTTCAGCGGAGGATGCAACGTCATGGGTGGGAGCGTCGTCCTCAACGCCAGTTCCCCTTTCTATTCCATGCTGCATTCAGCACTGACCCGCACCCACGAGGATCTCATGTTTCCCCTGGATGCCCAAGTTCTCCTCCACAACTGTGTCGACTTCCCTGATCGTGTCCAAAAAGCCAACCGCAACGCTCTCGCCGTCGTCAATCTCCTCCAATCGCAACCATCCTCCCTTATTTCCCGCGTCAACTACCCAACCACGGTGCCCAGCGCATCCCTCTACGAGCAATACCGCCGAAGCCCGGACGGAGGGTATGGCTCTTTAATCAGCGTCGTTTTCCTAGACCCGGATGTTGCCGTAAGCTTCTACAACGCTGTAGATCTCTGCAAAGGACCCAGCTTCGGAGCTAATTTCACCCTTGTGCTGCCGTATTCTCAGCTCGCACATGCGTTCGAGCTGGACTGGGCTGAGTCGCAGGGTATGCCAAAGCATATTGTGCGGATCAGTGTCGGGTTGGAAGATGAGACGATGTTGATTAAGAAACTGGAGCAGGCTTTGATAAAATGTAGACCTTCTAACTAG
- a CDS encoding putative NRPS-like protein biosynthetic cluster (antiSMASH:Cluster_2.2~antiSMASH:Cluster_2.3~SMCOG1002:AMP-dependent synthetase and ligase~EggNog:ENOG410Q5DJ~COG:I): protein MKDTHFQTSLRERTSKYWSTFLHDFKPCYFPSLLEGDGPSTSTTTTLQRGDFQEATVKLDNIYHSTLQEFCSEHQVTLGSFFQTAWAVVVACYAGVEDISFGYLEGDNSDVVICRTDITAEQMLHQIMIDMMEHLENARTRPIGITEVQNLVGLEGQLLSDSALQIQRRGSEQSGSMSQADGNFDIQAHALINDDDSVAVAIRTKASKFSRSRTADVAHAFAKTLVEMLTAANPQSISVGDLDTFTRCDYDKVMNWNPPLPSALDSCFHQLFEQIARKTPDAPAICSWCGHDYTYRELDTVSTKLANHLNNELGVVVPETPVLICFDKSSIAMVSMLSIFKAGGAFVAIDPAYPISRIQAIVQATNASLVLVQPIHRYLFEGIFMEKSIVALDSAYLDGLPLPSTISPCRVIPSNTAYIHFTSGSTGIPKGIMIEHRALCTAVSALASPMRITSTSRVLQFAAYIFDLSFGDIFVTLSQGGCICVPSEHERVNDLVGAILRMDVNTACLIPSVARILHPEQVPGLQTLLLGGEALLQENLERWADKVVLNAMYGPSECTVWCTSQTDLRVDSLANNIGRGRGARLWVTRSVDHNRLVPAGCIGELLIEGPVLARGYLNPEQTRQSFVENPSWAVSSSSERRRFYKTGDLVRFNADGTLSFIGRKDTQIKLHGRRIEIGEIEHHLASHSLVQQSMVMFPSAGVHAKRLVAIVVVVNSTSANTVNKGGKEGEASIVMAKDPCTSELAKIKEFISSKLPSYMLPQAWVVVQDIPTLISGKMNRVLVKKFVESLTISTTGESQPKEGKGLGEAAQQDHHSEEKEYDQNDDGDAIEKRLRDIWGQVLNIGDHGEKNITDDVIRLDQTFSGLGGDSFSAMDLVARCRAEGLVLTVQDVLSNSSGITIQQMARVIKKHRSALTKNISMMAALKLRPVWWDA, encoded by the coding sequence ATGAAAGACACTCATTTTCAAACATCTTTGCGCGAGCGAACCAGCAAATACTGGAGCACCTTTCTCCATGATTTCAAGCCATGCTACTTCCCTTCGTTACTTGAAGGGGATGGACCCAGTACATCTACTACTACCACCCTTCAGCGCGGCGACTTCCAAGAGGCTACTGTCAAGCTCGACAACATTTATCATTCTACTCTTCAGGAGTTTTGTTCTGAACATCAGGTTACACTAGGCAGCTTTTTCCAAACCGCCTGGGCTGTTGTCGTAGCCTGTTATGCTGGCGTTGAAGATATATCGTTTGGTTATTTGGAGGGAGACAATAGTGACGTCGTGATCTGCCGTACAGACATCACTGCTGAACAAATGCTTCACCAGATCATGATAGATATGATGGAACACCTGGAAAACGCCCGAACCCGTCCCATTGGCATTACAGAGGTGCAAAACCTTGTCGGCCTTGAAGGGCAATTACTTTCAGACTCGGCTTTGCAGATTCAACGACGTGGTTCCGAGCAATCGGGAAGTATGTCGCAGGCTGATGGGAACTTCGACATCCAGGCCCATGCATTGATAAATGACGACGATTCTGTTGCAGTGGCAATCCGCACAAAAGCTTCCAAGTTCTCGCGATCCCGAACAGCAGATGTCGCCCACGCCTTCGCTAAAACGTTAGTCGAAATGCTTACCGCGGCAAACCCTCAATCCATCTCAGTCGGCGATTTGGATACTTTCACCCGATGCGACTACGACAAAGTGATGAACTGGAACCCCCCCCTCCCTAGTGCTCTTGATTCTTGCTTTCACCAGCTATTTGAACAAATCGCCCGGAAAACGCCCGATGCTCCCGCCATTTGCTCATGGTGCGGCCATGATTACACCTATCGCGAGCTTGACACAGTCTCGACGAAATTGGCAAATCATCTTAACAATGAGCTAGGTGTAGTGGTGCCAGAAACGCCCGTCCTGATTTGCTTCGACAAGTCCTCGATTGCTATGGTCTCGATGCTGAGCATATTCAAGGCTGGTGGAGCATTTGTCGCCATCGACCCTGCGTATCCCATCAGTCGCATCCAGGCCATCGTCCAAGCGACGAATGCCTCCCTAGTTCTGGTGCAACCGATACACCGTTATCTCTTCGAAGGCATTTTTATGGAAAAGTCCATTGTCGCGCTGGATTCAGCATACCTTGATGGACTTCCTCTACCCTCTACGATTTCTCCATGTCGCGTGATTCCCTCAAACACTGCGTACATACATTTTACGTCCGGCAGTACCGGTATTCCCAAAGGCATCATGATCGAACATCGCGCCCTCTGCACCGCCGTCTCCGCCCTAGCCTCACCCATGCGCATCACATCCACCTCCCGTGTCCTCCAATTCGCCGCATACATTTTCGACCTCAGTTTCGGCGACATCTTCGTCACGCTCTCTCAAGGAGGTTGCATCTGCGTGCCATCTGAACATGAACGTGTCAATGACCTGGTGGGCGCAATCTTGCGCATGGATGTTAACACGGCGTGCTTGATCCCCAGCGTCGCACGTATTCTTCATCCGGAGCAGGTGCCTGGTCTTCAGACACTTCTATTGGGTGGGGAGGCGCTCTTGCAAGAAAATCTAGAGCGTTGGGCAGACAAGGTTGTGCTGAATGCGATGTACGGTCCTTCTGAGTGCACTGTCTGGTGTACGTCACAAACAGATTTGAGAGTTGATAGCTTGGCGAATAATATTGGGAGGGGTCGCGGAGCGCGGCTATGGGTAACAAGAAGCGTCGACCACAATCGACTGGTTCCGGCTGGATGTATTGGGGAGCTGCTCATCGAAGGCCCCGTGCTCGCAAGAGGATACTTGAACCCCGAGCAGACGAGGCAATCATTTGTCGAGAATCCAAGCTGGGCAGTGTCCTCTTCTTCTGAGCGACGACGATTCTACAAGACGGGAGACCTTGTGAGATTCAATGCCGACGGCACCCTGAGTTTCATAGGTCGTAAGGATACACAGATCAAGTTGCATGGCCGCAGGATTGAAATTGGAGAGATTGAGCATCACTTGGCTTCACATTCTCTCGTCCAGCAATCAATGGTTATGTTCCCCAGCGCGGGTGTGCATGCCAAACGACTTGTGGCGATTGTAGTGGTTGTCAACAGCACTAGTGCCAACACCGTCAACAAAGGAGGcaaagaaggagaagcaTCGATTGTTATGGCTAAAGATCCATGCACCTCAGAGCTGGCCAAGATCAAGGAATTTATATCCTCCAAACTTCCATCGTACATGCTCCCTCAGGCGTGGGTAGTAGTGCAGGACATTCCGACGCTGATATCGGGAAAGATGAACCGCGTTTTAGTGAAAAAGTTTGTTGAGAGTCTAACAATATCAACAACGGGGGAAAGCCAGCCTAAAGAAGGGAAAGGGTTGGGTGAGGCGGCGCAGCAAGATCATCATagcgaagaaaaagagtatgatCAGAACGACGATGGCGATGCGATTGAGAAGCGTTTGCGAGATATTTGGGGCCAGGTCCTCAATATCGGCGATCACGGCGAAAAGAACATAACGGATGATGTTATTCGACTTGATCAAACGTTCTCTGGCCTGGGTGGAGATTCGTTTTCAGCCATGGATCTAGTCGCACGCTGTCGAGCTGAAGGCCTAGTTCTCACCGTGCAAGATGTCCTCAGCAACAGTAGTGGTATCACTATTCAACAGATGGCGAGGGTGATCAAAAAGCATCGTTCAGCACTAACAAAGAATATATCTATGATGGCAGCATTGAAATTACGTCCCGTTTGGTGGGATGCATAG
- a CDS encoding uncharacterized protein (antiSMASH:Cluster_2.2~antiSMASH:Cluster_2.3~EggNog:ENOG410PI6M~COG:S) gives MSNVIVVRGEDNHEARFRCSWCTRDDITTDASGITSWQNIDVFFREISRSTGFSWAKKPESACLSIELSADKHQQIHEEDLGCTAAFQFVLDCLSAASHDDDHESVARLVVPRSSGYIVRSDIMSLRLLGCSLVKSVASFAKPQQFFDGKPINVDVFPSAFAKSIGGVLLMKRKTKQHANSNGKIGNGIVALDSLLSSLDHELRNRLSFPWLSTQPPAERRPTLAIVDGGLRGPDDGGTGGSIYMAAEALGIDMVVLDNPGHWVNGPKYRHWRKAFVPLELQLEPDAGFSNRIADAVRSYEGHIDGILTFRDHYKVPVAEAAVQLSLPTYPPSAYVIATDKFKTSVSEGHIAYQASSAEQAVKIVQEHHLEFPLIIKPCNGFLSEGVFRVENLSQLEAGAQAIDTDRHGKEFVIEKYCEGPEVDANVVLCDGEVIFFEVSDDFPKGADANSHGTVKNFIELANVLPSALPEHEQALLRDSLRQSLVRMGFLDGFFHLEARVENSSMEYGTKNQVLDLRMRDNVEKGTPAPAAWLIEVNPRPPGIQASEAARHTYGVDYFGLGLLFALDDKPRAKQLSHAFAQGPQYWCEMVFIPVEKGGVYESGDVCEELFARRPDLVDHVSGSFCFLKKGDHVADPLKTGLNSWVAYFNVYSRESREHVLELADCVRREVRFSIV, from the exons ATGTCCAACGTTATCGTTGTTAGGGGTGAAGACAACCACGAAG CTCGATTCCGCTGCAGCTGGTGCACGAGAGATGATATCACTACCGACGCGTCGGGTATCACCAGCTGGCAAAACATAGacgtcttcttcagagaaatCTCGAGGTCGACTGGCTTTTCATGGGCGAAGAAACCGGAAAGCGCTTGCCTTTCTATCGAGCTATCCGCCGACAAGCACCAGCAAATCCATGAAGAAGACCTTGGCTGCACTGCCGCGTTCCAATTTGTCCTCGACTGCCTCTCAGCTGCCAGCCATGACGATGATCACGAGAGTGTCGCCCGGCTCGTCGTACCGCGATCTAGTGGGTATATCGTACGCTCTGACATCATGTCCTTACGTCTCCTCGGCTGCTCTCTGGTGAAGAGTGTCGCCAGCTTTGCCAAACCACAGCAGTTCTTTGACGGCAAGCCCATCAACGTCGATGTCTTCCCGAGTGCTTTTGCGAAATCGATTGGAGGCGTTCTCttgatgaagaggaagacaAAACAGCACGCCAATTCGAATGGTAAAATTGGCAATGGAATTGTCGCCCTTGACTCACTACTGTCTTCTTTGGATCACGAATTGCGCAATCGTTTGTCGTTCCCTTGGTTGTCCACGCAGCCCCCGGCCGAACGACGACCCACCCTAGCCATCGTCGACGGTGGCCTTCGAGGTCCTGACGACGGAGGAACGGGAGGGAGCATATACATGGCGGCCGAAGCTCTGGGAATCGACATGGTCGTGTTGGACAATCCCGGGCACTGGGTGAATGGTCCGAAATACCGCCATTGGCGCAAAGCTTTCGTTCCTCTCGAACTTCAGCTCGAACCTGATGCTGGATTTTCCAATCGTATTGCGGACGCGGTACGTTCGTATGAAGGCCACATCGATGGAATTCTGACCTTTCGCGATCATTACAAGGTTCCCGTTGCCGAAGCTGCTGTGCAACTGTCTTTACCGACATATCCTCCATCGGCCTACGTCATTGCCACGGACAAATTCAAGACGAGTGTGTCCGAAGGTCACATCGCATATCAAGCATCTAGCGCCGAGCAAGCCGTCAAAATTGTGCAAGAGCACCATCTAGAATTCCCGTTGATTATCAAGCCATGCAATGGCTTCCTTTCCGAGGGTGTCTTCCGCGTCGAGAACCTCTCGCAGCTCGAGGCGGGTGCACAGGCCATCGACACCGATCGACACGGGAAAGAATTTGTAATCGAAAAGTACTGCGAGGGACCCGAAGTCGATGCCAACGTGGTGCTCTGCGACGGAGAGGTGATATTCTTCGAAGTATCGGACGATTTCCCGAAGGGCGCCGACGCCAACAGCCACGGCACTGTTAAGAACTTCATCGAGCTTGCCAATGTCCTGCCATCTGCGCTGCCTGAGCACGAGCAGGCCCTGCTGCGAGATTCGCTTCGTCAAAGCTTAGTTCGGATGGGGTTCCTAGACGGATTCTTTCACCTCGAGGCGCGCGTGGAGAACTCCAGCATGGAATACGGTACCAAAAATCAAGTTTTGGACTTGAGAATGCGTGACAATGTCGAGAAAGGgacaccagcaccagcggCCTGGTTGATCGAAGTCAATCCACGGCCACCAGGAATCCAAGCTTCCGAAGCGGCCAGACATACTTATGGTGTTGATTATTTCGGCCTCGGCCTGCTGTTCGCTCTCGACGACAAGCCTCGGGCCAAGCAGCTTTCACACGCGTTTGCCCAAGGGCCGCAGTATTGGTGCGAAATGGTCTTCATCCCCGTGGAGAAAGGTGGTGTGTATGAATCTGGCGATGTGTGTGAGGAGCTCTTTGCTCGACGGCCTGATCTGGTCGATCATGTTTCGGGAAGCTTCTGTTTTCTCAAGAAGGGAGACCATGTGGCGGATCCCTTAAAGACAGGGCTCAACTCATGGGTGGCGTATTTCAACGTCTATTCGAGAGAGAGTCGCGAGCATGTGTTGGAACTGGCCGACTGTGTGAGACGCGAGGTAAGATTCTCTATCGTATGA
- a CDS encoding putative NRPS-like protein biosynthetic cluster (antiSMASH:Cluster_2.3~SMCOG1002:AMP-dependent synthetase and ligase~EggNog:ENOG410Q591~COG:I) codes for MDYTSRIFSRPPPNVHSPVLSDADRPHRSISWAEYASAVKRIAVGLGALGVVEQDGVGLLSRNEIYYYVLADGAIAAGATFVGIPPSDKEDKVATHMAVAHVKWLFATPEFLESALTTAANVGLDKSRVLVFDPPGLEPYENDNGQPRFSSLLEADESRWQNANHGKDPRTLTALRLFTSGTTGSIKAAEISHAALVTRLDAQDFVPSPRDRAQLQFISLSSAGGQMICQRAFAGWLPAYISNYDDELSIIDRIQSCNISVIQLPPRTMEGITAVIKAGIRSRESLQSLSTILVGGAASRKEGVDQFASILPSHVLLRSGYGSTEVGIIAMTSASLDAPWRPGPGYVGLLPPGVELRVIDHETLQTISSDIEGEICVRNASMFSGYCNNPTATAEVFLPDDDGGAPWFRTGDRGYLDPQSGQLALTGRFNEMFTVKLERVVPSEVEAELLKHESIADAAVTATRARDIEGDNECIAYVVRRNGVELTARQVVEFIAARLSNDKAPTGGVVFCESIPRNAMRKIMRHKLIELESLAGSERYIEISSRSTP; via the coding sequence ATGGACTATACCTCTCGCATCTTTTCTCGTCCTCCCCCAAACGTCCATTCTCCTGTCTTGTCCGACGCCGATCGACCACATCGAAGCATCTCATGGGCTGAATACGCATCCGCCGTCAAACGAATCGCTGTCGGATTGGGCGCACTGGGCGTCGTCGAGCAGGATGGTGTCGGCCTCCTCAGTCGCAACGAGATATACTACTATGTGCTCGCGGACGGTGCTATCGCGGCGGGTGCGACGTTTGTCGGTATTCCGCCGTCTGACAAAGAGGACAAGGTGGCCACGCACATGGCCGTAGCGCATGTGAAATGGCTGTTCGCCACCCCAGAGTTTTTGGAATCGGCTCTGACGACGGCGGCAAATGTGGGCTTAGACAAGTCTCGCGTCCTTGTCTTTGATCCGCCCGGCCTGGAGCCCTACGAGAATGATAATGGCCAACCCCGCTTCAGCAGCCTTCTCGAGGCAGATGAGAGTCGCTGGCAGAATGCTAACCACGGAAAGGATCCTAGAACACTGACGGCGCTGCGGTTGTTTACCAGCGGCACCACAGGATCCATCAAGGCGGCGGAGATTTCCCACGCGGCGCTCGTGACAAGACTAGATGCGCAGGACTTTGTCCCATCGCCGCGCGACCGCGCGCAGCTGCAATTTATCAGTCTTTCCTCCGCGGGCGGCCAAATGATTTGCCAGCGCGCCTTTGCGGGGTGGCTGCCTGCCTACATTTCTAACTATGATGACGAACTAAGCATCATCGACAGAATCCAGTCGTGTAACATCTCTGTTATTCAGTTACCACCCCGGACTATGGAAGGCATAACGGCCGTGATCAAAGCCGGGATCCGTTCTCGCGAGAGTCTTCAGTCCCTCAGCACCATCCTAGTCGGTGGAGCAGCTTCTCGAAAAGAGGGAGTCGACCAATTCGCTTCCATCTTACCAAGTCATGTCTTGCTGCGATCGGGTTACGGATCGACTGAGGTCGGAATCATCGCCATGACCTCCGCAAGCCTCGACGCCCCCTGGAGACCGGGCCCAGGTTACGTGGGCCTTCTCCCACCTGGTGTCGAGTTGCGCGTGATAGACCACGAAACGCTCCAGACGATCAGCTCCGACATCGAAGGCGAGATCTGCGTCCGCAACGCATCCATGTTCAGCGGATATTGTAACAATCCAACAGCTACAGCCGAAGTGTTCCTCCCCGACGATGATGGAGGCGCTCCTTGGTTCAGAACGGGAGATCGGGGGTATTTAGATCCGCAGAGCGGTCAACTCGCCTTGACCGGCCGCTTCAATGAAATGTTCACCGTCAAACTGGAGCGAGTTGTACCCTCGGAAGTCGAGGCAGAGCTGCTAAAGCACGAGTCAATCGCGGACGCCGCGGTGACTGCCACAAGGGCGCGAGACATCGAAGGAGACAACGAGTGCATAGCGTACGTTGTGCGAAGAAACGGGGTAGAGTTGACGGCGCGCCAAGTGGTGGAGTTCATTGCGGCGAGGTTGTCAAACGACAAAGCCCCAACGGGTGGCGTCGTGTTTTGCGAGAGTATCCCACGGAACGCCATGAGGAAAATCATGAGGCACAAGTTGATCGAGCTGGAGTCCTTGGCTGGGTCAGAGAGGTACATTGAAATATCCTCtcggagtactccgtag
- a CDS encoding uncharacterized protein (antiSMASH:Cluster_2.3~EggNog:ENOG410Q59I~TransMembrane:1 (i123-144o)): MRNLKFLRLKEKVVIKVQQDIQIMFEDGDANGDGFPPSQSTSLPRATESDSNMESIQEPSTSLSLSLPSSPTPKTLSNPPSQFVHCGCKPFADRSPIRICRPCYDLSSDDDSAFSNLEVQPELVTPGVVAVVAVLLFLVAVALVDLSHWVWNRLHRQPISLSECEKGNGVAIEDDEDLDKLYEDDQLIP; this comes from the exons ATGCGAAACCTAAAGTTTCTAAGGCTGAAGGAGAAGGTGGTGATCAAAGTGCAGCAAGATATCCAAATA ATGTTCGAAGATGGAGATGCAAACGGCGATGGCTTCCCACCATCCCAGTCCACCTCACTTCCGCGTGCGACAGAATCGGATTCGAACATGGAGTCAATTCAAGAACCAAGCACCTCACTATCTCTTTCATTACCCAGCAGCCCGACCCCCAAGACGCTATCAAACCCACCCTCGCAGTTCGTACATTGCGGCTGCAAGCCTTTCGCCGATAGAAGCCCCATTCGCATCTGCCGGCCGTGCTACGACCTATCATCTGACGATGACAGCGCTTTTTCCAACCTCGAAGTCCAACCGGAGCTTGTAACTCCGGGTGTCGTGGCGGTCGTCGCCGTACTACTTTTCCTCGTCGCCGTCGCCCTGGTGGACCTCAGCCACTGGGTTTGGAATAGACTTCACAGACAGCCGATCAGTCTGTCGGAGTGTGAGAAGGGCAATGGCGTCGCAATTGAGGATGATGAAGACCTGGACAAACTCTACGAGGATGATCAGCTTATTCCTTAA
- a CDS encoding uncharacterized protein (antiSMASH:Cluster_2.3~EggNog:ENOG410PPVU~COG:S) translates to MSAALDTSRGAKPATRKPKATRSRNGCWTCRSRKKKCDETHPECMQCLNKGLKCEGYEARLKWGNGVASRGYLKGMNCPIMVMGPGENGNMRKVGGSSKDSPDSEAGRVAAAAPAAGGGGEGGGGGGGGGGGGRARARARGVKRRTESQTEVEDSSADGSPQSAASLSSSLSSSLGSFDQELFREFKQWGSQYLSMGSDNGYSPFGEVLSYCEESESLMANCLMFQLSLHPEYNERHEAYYAEALRLFRQDVCDHARSLKDATLIAGILLSSIGMQNCKSWTMHLNGLYTILQHRKVAQNQTPIASELISTIGFLDLPSHIVGRQTPTLNIWRDYCRGKTGREPSSGIPYSLLDIFSMISEPNAEWRFWTWIPEGPGRTTFSDMVWEMTRLAGIIRARGDHRRGGIPIGQRVSANNEVSLPPTDALVERILGQLESLYDHPADVTPAMLNLLLFPAFTVGTQYNLLTPKQKIFLEDFWGEFFVDDGSPHLQLPLKVLREVWATGKTADQIARDWDAEVGLF, encoded by the exons ATGTCCGCCGCTCTAGATACCTCCAGGGGCGCGAAACCCGCCACCAGAAAGCCCAAGGCCACACGCTCCCGTAACGGCTGCTGGACCTGTCGCTCGCGAAAGAAAAAATGCGACGAGACGCACCCGGAGTGCATGCAGTGTCTGAATAAAGGGCTAAAATGTGAAGGCTATGAAGCGCGGTTGAAGTGGGGAAATGGGGTTGCGTCCCGGGGATACTTGAAGGGCATGAATTGTCCGATCATGGTGATGGGTCCTGGTGAGAATGGGAACATGCGCAAGGTGGGTGGCTCGAGTAAAGATTCTCCAGATTCAGAGGCGGGGAGAGTAGCCGCAgcagcaccagcagcaggaggaggaggagaaggaggaggaggaggaggaggaggaggaggaggaggtcGTGCTCGTGCTCGTGCTCGTGGTGTGAAGCGACGCACTGAGTCCCAGACCGAGGTGGAGGATTCTTCGGCGGATGGCTCGCCCCAGTCGGCCGCGTCGCTTTCGTCGTCCCTGTCGTCATCGTTGGGGAGCTTTGACCAAGAGTTGTTTCGAGAAT TCAAACAATGGGGATCGCAGTATCTCTCGATGGGATCTGACAATGGCTATTCTCCATTTGGGGAAGTTCTATCATATTGCGAGGAATCCGAATCGCTTATGGCGAACTGTCTGATGTTCCAACTTTCTCTTCATCCGGAATACAACGAAAGACACGAAGCGTATTACGCGGAAGCACTGCGCCTCTTTCGTCAGGATGTCTGTGACCACGCGAGAAGTCTAAAGGACGCGACGTTGATAGCTGGGATTCTGCTAAGCTCTATAGGT ATGCAAAACTGTAAATCGTGGACTATGCATCTCAATGGACTCTACACGATCCTACAGCATCGAAAGGTCGCTCAGAATCAGACCCCCATCGCATCTGAACTTATCTCCACGATTGGCTTCCTCGATCTACCATCTCATATCGTTGGTCGCCAAACCCCCACGCTGAACATATGGAGAGATTACTGTCGTGGGAAAACCGGTAGGGAACCCAGCAGCGGCATACCGTATAGCCTACTAGACATCTTCTCCATGATCTCCGAGCCAAACGCAGAGTGGCGATTCTGGACCTGGATCCCGGAGGGCCCTGGAAGGACCACTTTCAGCGATATGGTCTGGGAGATGACGAGGCTCGCGGGAATAATCCGCGCGAGAGGAGATCATCGGCGCGGCGGCATCCCTATTGGCCAACGCGTGAGCGCCAACAATGAAGTTTCCCTGCCGCCGACAGACGCCTTGGTCGAGCGCATCTTGGGCCAGCTCGAGAGCCTGTACGACCATCCCGCGGACGTCACGCCTGCGATGCTCAACCTGCTTCTGTTTCCTGCGTTCACGGTGGGAACTCAGTACAACCTTCTAACCCCGAAACAGAAGATCTTTCTGGAGGATTTCTGGGGAGAGTTTTTCGTCGATGACGGTAGCCCTCATCTCCAGCTGCCGTTGAAGGTGCTGCGTGAGGTTTGGGCGACTGGGAAGACTGCAGATCAGATTGCTCGAGATTGGGATGCGGAAGTAGGGCTGTTCTGA